ttaattttaattataattataaattaaagaacacagtaattaattatattttatatcattatttatttaaaatagtttaATGGACACTATTCTGTTTTAAATACTCCATAAGGACGTCTTTAGCTGGGGTTTCATCACCAAAGTCCTGTaacaaattagaaaaatttttttaaaataattatgtagcgagtgattaaaataaacggataattaaattaaaaatatcagacTAGTGTGGCGTATTTCAGCAGGGTTTTTAAATTGGGTTCTCCTCAGTTGAGGGAGCCTGTCATatcatcatttaaatatttaattcgttGATGAGAATAGTTTGATAGATCGAGCGGTTAATTACCTTGATGACGACGCAAGAGCAGCCGACGACTTTTCGTGCTTTTCCCGCACTGTCGATTTTGCAGAGACCGGCCCACTCGCCGAGTTTCTTGTTGTTGTCGACCTTGATGAGGGGAATCTGGTGCTCGTTGCAGAGGGCCTGGACAAGTTTTTTGTACATCGGCTCGTCGCAGTTCTCGGCCAGGATACACAGCATCGCTTGCCTCctaggaaattaaataaattccatcATTAGAGGCATTAATGCTCGTCcgatgttattttattagttgatAGTTTATAAGTACGAACTTGTCAAGGCATTTTGCTGCTGCATGGATTCCATGGACCACTCCTTCGTGGATCAAAGCGTTCTTCAAGACTTCTTGGAGCGCTTGGTTTACGTCCATTGTACTTCCGGCCATTGCCGAGGGGACATCATCACtatattaaaatcattatcattagaatttttataaatatttttgtgatcctgaagttggcagacaatttactattttcgaattttttactcaacaaattatttacaagaaaaaaaactaaaaatatggaTAAGTAGAAAGTTACAAAAACTATAAAtgcaattgacaatttttttttttttttttttttaaattgttgtttaaaaaaaattccaaaaattattagacgtcggctaacttcggtatcattaattttttgcttatctttgaattgaattcaattacaattttttttcaagatctGAATGagtagaaaatttatgatactgaagttagcagacgtctaataatttttgaattttcttttagacggtaaattataaaaaaaaaaattttgaaaaaattgcacctgtagttttttgaattttctacatgcgcatatttttagtttttattttttttgtaatttatttgttgaaaaaaaaatccgaaaatttttaattgtctgctaacttcagtatcatatatttttgctTGTCTTTGAATtgaattcaattataatttttttcaagatctGAATGAGTAGAAAATTTGAGGTTATAAAATATTGccgggagtaaaaaaaataaaatttacgaggaaaaaaaaaaagaattttagattaaataaaaaataacaattttttgaatagagacaaaataattgatagaataaataaaaaattaaaatatgatcaGAGTAAAACTTACTTTTCGGCGTCAGACATGATTCAAACCGCTTAGTTtcctgaaataataaattataaatattaataacatattcaagattatttataattttattgcgataatttttaataaaagatgtCATTATTATTCGCGGATTTTGATGACAGCGTTAAAGTAACGTGTTGCATTTACCTTTTACGATGGAGAAAAGAAATGGAGGCGCGTTAGCACATGTGTCGTGTTGGTTTTCCTTCTCCGTGAACAAAATTTACCGGTGCTGACATctcgtcttttttttttatcagcatTTCTACTTTATCAACTGCCGACTTTTCCCGCACAACATATGAACACaatgattttttgatttgattaatACGAAAGGTCTCGAAGTGCGCAGTACTGATTGCTATCAAGTTAATTAGCATTCGTATTGTGgaaaataagattttttaggaattaattaattaattaatttgatagcGTAACGGAACCCTGAAATTTATGGGgagtttttcattaattataaggACGTGAGAATCTCAGTAAGATCGAGCAGATTATCCGATTGaatccattaaataaaaaggtcTAACAAGGTCAGATTACACGCAACGGGATCGTCTCTGATGATGTTGAGAAtctcatcataaaattacgcGGTAATTTATGGTAAAGAGATCATTAGATGTAAGATATAAAGGTTTTATTAGATATATGTACGTTTTTTTAGCTTAGACTGTTGAGTTTGCGGAACaaagtttaattcaaattttattcgtgATTCAGTAAAGTGTCTGGTTAATGAATTTTCTGCGTGGTAGGGGGTAGTGGATTTTATTATACCGttggttttatttaaacgGTGACGCGGTGATGTGACTATACAGAGCAAAAGTAAGTGTACTGAATTGTGACTTTAGTTCTTTCAGTCATCATTGTTACTTCAAAGAGACTACATCGCGGGGGTGGATAAACTCTATTTCATTGCGTTTATTAGTAAtacatttgaataaatatttaaaggtaagtttttttacttaaatactcAAGTATTGGTTTGTTATtggcaatttttcaaaatctattaTCATTCATCGGCACGAAAacgcattttttttgttgcaaattttgatacttttttacacggagaaaaatggacAAGAAAtctacgaattttttattaagcaGGAGTTGAGTCgccataaaattattatgctctacaaaaaatatacatttaa
The DNA window shown above is from Microplitis mediator isolate UGA2020A chromosome 1, iyMicMedi2.1, whole genome shotgun sequence and carries:
- the LOC130669512 gene encoding 40S ribosomal protein S12, with the protein product MSDAENDDVPSAMAGSTMDVNQALQEVLKNALIHEGVVHGIHAAAKCLDKRQAMLCILAENCDEPMYKKLVQALCNEHQIPLIKVDNNKKLGEWAGLCKIDSAGKARKVVGCSCVVIKDFGDETPAKDVLMEYLKQNSVH